Proteins found in one Arachis stenosperma cultivar V10309 chromosome 8, arast.V10309.gnm1.PFL2, whole genome shotgun sequence genomic segment:
- the LOC130944932 gene encoding zinc finger protein ZAT5: protein MEMELGIGTEEFLNDASHIAKGKRTKRHKPFSPCDVAAITSSSSSANDSASFSSTTTFQDEEQDMANCLILLAQGKTGGEETDEEEDNKMREKSKRISEVTTTETTKIGFYIYECKTCNRTFPSFQALGGHRASHKKPKVTSDDKKKPQPQPQPNTLALITNCDFEETKQVRMMTTSPPISLQLGYGGASNNNNGKPKIHECSICGSEFTSGQALGGHMRRHRTAVITTTSPQPTCDVPATLEVVKQPRNLLELDLNLPAPADDDHHHRDSQFQFSSTQKTMMLSAAPRLVDCHY from the coding sequence ATGGAGATGGAATTAGGCATAGGCACGGAAGAGTTTCTTAACGATGCTTCCCACATCGCCAAGGGAAAGCGCACCAAGAGGCACAAACCCTTCTCCCCTTGCGACGTCGCCGCCATCACTTCCAGCTCCTCAAGCGCCAACGACTCTGCTTCCTTCTCTTCCACCACCACCTTTCAAGACGAAGAACAAGACATGGCTaactgcttgattctccttgctcaAGGAAAAACAGGCGGAGAAGAAACCGATGAGGAAGAAGATAacaagatgagagagaagagcaAAAGAATATCGGAGGTCACGACAACCGAAACTACAAAAATCGGTTTCTACATCTATGAATGCAAAACGTGCAACCGAACATTCCCTTCTTTTCAAGCTCTTGGAGGCCACAGGGCCAGCCATAAAAAGCCAAAGGTCACATCAGATGATAAAAAGAAACCGcaaccacaaccacaaccaaataCTTTGGCGCTAATCACAAATTGCGACTTTGAAGAAACAAAGCAAGTACGTATGATGACAACAAGCCCTCCAATTTCCCTTCAATTGGGATATGGTGGTGCTAGCAACAACAATAACGGCAAGCCCAAGATTCATGAGTGTTCAATTTGCGGTTCAGAATTCACATCTGGACAAGCCCTTGGTGGTCACATGAGGAGGCATAGGACAGCTGTCATCACTACTACTAGTCCTCAGCCAACTTGTGACGTGCCTGCCACGCTGGAGGTCGTTAAGCAGCCGCGGAATCTTCTGGAATTGGATCTCAACCTTCCGGCGCCGGCGGACGACGACCACCACCACCGGGATTCCCAGTTTCAGTTCTCGTCCACACAGAAAACCATGATGCTTTCTGCTGCACCGCGTTTGGTGGATTGTCATTATTAA